A region from the Rhodamnia argentea isolate NSW1041297 chromosome 7, ASM2092103v1, whole genome shotgun sequence genome encodes:
- the LOC125315844 gene encoding uncharacterized protein LOC125315844 encodes MPKDHLLLLLLFLVLHQSLSIATENNQCTSSCGEITNISFPFRLKGDPKICSDSKYELSCLNNRTVLSLYSGEYYVRHINHTNYTIRVADVGMGKGNCSSLPRYSLSCGNFSYQDPYSGSYSGCDFEWSSLDGPVPSNTISIVNCTKAVASPLYIDASSCLDRVEFLNFSSTRRRIYAMVGSYVLDVETACTIELMAMLPWWIDGSNLRCYAQIHEQMVYGFELSWLPIAVKMYCKGHYYGDINSKLQIQCGPKKGKNF; translated from the coding sequence ATGCCCAAAgatcatctcctcctccttctcctctttCTTGTTTTACATCAATCACTTAGCATCGCGACAGAGAATAATCAGTGCACCAGCTCTTGCGGCGAGATCACGAACATAAGCTTTCCGTTTCGGCTGAAGGGCGATCCGAAGATCTGCAGCGACTCTAAGTATGAGCTATCCTGCTTAAATAACCGGACCGTTTTGAGTTTGTATTCGGGTGAGTACTATGTACGGCACATCAACCATACCAACTACACCATCAGAGTTGCCGATGTAGGGATGGGAAAGGGCAATTGTTCGTCTCTTCCTCGCTACTCCTTGTCATGCGGCAACTTCAGCTACCAAGATCCGTATAGTGGATCTTATAGTGGTTGTGACTTCGAGTGGTCCAGCCTCGATGGTCCAGTGCCATCCAACACCATCTCGATCGTGAACTGTACGAAGGCAGTTGCTTCTCCGCTCTACATTGATGCTTCATCATGCCTTGATAGggtcgaatttttgaatttttctagtaCAAGAAGGCGAATATATGCCATGGTCGGTTCGTATGTCTTAGACGTGGAAACTGCATGCACTATAGAGCTTATGGCAATGTTACCTTGGTGGATCGATGGCAGTAATCTTCGGTGCTATGCCCAAATCCATGAACAGATGGTTTATGGATTTGAGCTTTCATGGCTTCCAATTGCGGTTAAGATGTATTGCAAAGGCCATTATTATGGGGACATCAACAGCAAGCTCCAAATTCAGTGCGGACCCAAGAAAGGTAAGAACTTTTGA